From Papaver somniferum cultivar HN1 unplaced genomic scaffold, ASM357369v1 unplaced-scaffold_16, whole genome shotgun sequence, a single genomic window includes:
- the LOC113337462 gene encoding FACT complex subunit SPT16-like gives MTVFNLTFVFKDFTQDVLQIYSIPEMKLDGIKQSLDIRSVKYYENDSLDLDIGQWRSRLENIRLHPETFMEEGGWDKFNSGETDADYSDSSAASIENYSDFSGMDYNSDKQSSDSDQEIGSPADKKKNTCYPDGKPGQVSSSGRKKREKNEVPSTRISRTRRTVGEQSMVLSEESDDECLRPRYRRKGKKCATPTKLISKVRGPVVVSDSEE, from the coding sequence ATGACAGTGTTTAACCTGACATTTGTGTTCAAGGACTTCACGCAGGATGTGCTTCAGATATACTCAATTCCTGAAATGAAACTCGATGGTATCAAACAGTCGCTTGATATCAGAAGTGTCAAGTACTACGAGAACGATAGTCTAGATTTAGATATTGGACAGTGGAGGTCCAGGttggagaatataagacttcATCCAGAGACGTTCATGGAGGAGGGCGGATGGGATAAGTTCAACTCAGGAGAGACTGATGCTGATTACTCTGACAGCTCGGCGGCGAGTATTGAGAATTACTCTGACTTCTCAGGGATGGATTACAACTCTGACAAGCAATCATCTGATAGTGATCAGGAGATAGGCTCACCCGCAGATAAAAAAAAGAATACTTGCTACCCCGATGGCAAACCTGGTCAAGTGTCTAGTTCTGGCcgtaaaaaaagagaaaagaatgaAGTGCCTTCAACTCGGATATCGAGAACTAGGAGGACAGTGGGTGAACAGTCgatggtattatcagaagaatcagATGATGAATGTCTCAGGCCCAGATatagaagaaaaggaaaaaaatgtgCAACTCCAACAAAGCTTATTTCTAAAGTAAGAGGACCGGTGGTGGTGTCGGATAGTGAAGAGTag